In one window of Oleidesulfovibrio alaskensis DSM 16109 DNA:
- a CDS encoding APC family permease has protein sequence MSQEQIELTKSFSPAQIWALALGSIVGWGCFVLPGDMFLPEAGILGTLAGFMVGAFLICFVAVCYSYMIKYAPVAGGAFAYAYVGFGPTAAFICGWALVLGYIAIIGIDVAALALIFRFLFPGVFEFGRLYSIAGWDVYTGEVVLMTGATLLFGWLNYRGTTFAGQFQVVLTFMLTAGIISLFAGSASMESAAMGNLLPLFSEHRTPLACVLIIFAISPFLFVGFDTVPQAAEEFSFDPARARNIMIIAIICGVILYSLVTLAVAVAIPYPEMLARMDAMRNAGGTAWATGEVASMAFGKMGAVVLACAVMGAVCTGINGFYIATSRLLLSMSRGRILPAWFGAIHPVYRTPYKAILFTIAVVLLTPFAGRSVVVWIVDMSSVGTGIGYLFTCLAARRVLSGGQAADGYAMKIFCCGMGTLAAVMSIGLLLVPGSPAYISEAARWCLVAWVAMGVFFYFTNRKEWARLPEPDIRESVLGSRTIPVFFKARGTAAAPLKGTTEQQESA, from the coding sequence ATGTCACAAGAACAAATCGAACTGACCAAATCGTTTTCTCCGGCCCAGATATGGGCGCTGGCCCTCGGGTCAATCGTCGGCTGGGGATGCTTTGTGCTGCCGGGCGACATGTTTCTGCCCGAGGCGGGCATTCTGGGCACGCTGGCCGGCTTTATGGTCGGGGCATTTCTTATCTGCTTTGTGGCCGTCTGCTACAGCTACATGATTAAATACGCTCCTGTCGCAGGCGGCGCGTTTGCCTATGCCTATGTGGGATTCGGCCCCACAGCGGCGTTCATCTGCGGCTGGGCGCTGGTTCTGGGGTACATTGCCATCATAGGAATCGACGTGGCCGCTCTGGCGCTGATTTTCAGATTCCTCTTTCCGGGCGTGTTTGAGTTCGGCAGGTTATACAGCATTGCCGGATGGGATGTGTACACCGGCGAAGTGGTGCTGATGACCGGGGCAACCCTTCTTTTCGGCTGGCTCAACTACCGCGGCACCACCTTTGCCGGTCAGTTTCAGGTTGTGCTCACCTTTATGCTCACCGCCGGTATCATTTCGCTTTTTGCCGGTTCCGCATCCATGGAAAGTGCCGCAATGGGCAACCTGCTGCCGCTCTTTTCCGAGCACCGCACTCCTCTTGCCTGCGTGCTGATCATTTTCGCCATCTCGCCGTTTCTTTTTGTCGGTTTCGACACCGTTCCGCAGGCGGCCGAAGAATTTTCATTTGACCCAGCGCGCGCCCGCAATATCATGATCATAGCGATCATATGCGGCGTCATTCTGTATTCTCTGGTAACCCTGGCCGTGGCTGTGGCCATTCCCTACCCTGAAATGCTTGCCCGGATGGATGCCATGCGCAACGCAGGAGGCACAGCATGGGCAACCGGCGAAGTAGCCAGCATGGCCTTTGGCAAGATGGGCGCCGTGGTGCTGGCATGCGCCGTGATGGGCGCCGTATGCACCGGCATCAACGGGTTTTACATCGCCACATCCCGTCTGCTGCTCAGCATGTCGCGCGGGCGTATCCTGCCGGCCTGGTTCGGCGCCATTCACCCTGTATACCGTACCCCGTACAAAGCCATTCTGTTCACCATCGCCGTGGTACTGCTTACGCCTTTTGCCGGCCGCTCGGTTGTGGTGTGGATTGTGGACATGAGCTCGGTAGGCACCGGCATAGGATACCTTTTCACCTGTCTTGCAGCTCGCAGAGTGCTTTCCGGCGGGCAGGCCGCCGATGGCTATGCCATGAAAATATTCTGCTGCGGCATGGGTACGCTGGCAGCAGTCATGTCCATAGGTCTGCTGCTGGTACCCGGCTCTCCTGCATACATCAGCGAAGCAGCCCGCTGGTGCCTTGTGGCCTGGGTGGCCATGGGCGTATTCTTCTACTTCACCAACAGAAAAGAATGGGCCAGACTGCCGGAACCCGATATCCGCGAAAGCGTGCTGGGCAGCCGTACCATTCCCGTGTTTTTCAAAGCCCGCGGCACCGCTGCCGCCCCGCTGAAAGGCACAACGGAACAGCAAGAGTCCGCATAG